ACCGACGCGGGAGACCATCCAGTACCAGTCCTCCAGGTCCCGGCGCTCTCCGTCGGGGGTGGTGAAGATGAGGCGGAGTCCAACCCCGTCGCCGGGTCCGGCCGCGAACACGAGCCCGGCCCAGCGGCGCGCGTCGAGCGCCCCGACCCGCATCATGCCGGTCCGATCCGCGTGCTCGGTTGGGCGGAGTTCATGGCCTGCCAGTCTATGGCTGGCCGTCCCGAGGGGCGACGGCCGCAAGGACTCGAGGGTTGGCAGGGCGGCCGTCACGCTCGGCGAGTCTCAGCCCGCGCCGGCCTCCGCAGACTGATCGGATTGGCACGGCACGCCGGCCGGCGCCATTATGCGTATATGCGCCAGACGGTCAGCAGGACCGGACGCCACCGACCAGGACGGCAACTACCCGGACCCCGACAGCGCGGCGTCGGAACAGGCGACAACCGCGCAGAGCCGCGATGATCGACGCGCTGATCGGATATACTCCGACGCTTCGCCTCCGCCGCGTCGTTGAGCCGGGCATGGCGGAGGTCTGGATCAAGCTGGAGGGGATGAATCCGGCCGGCTCGATCAAGGACCGGACCGCGCGCGCCATGGTCGACGACGCCGAGACGCAGGGATTGCTCGAGCCCGGCGGCACTATCGTCGAGCCCACCTCCGGCAACACCGGCATCGGCCTCGCCCAGATCGCCGCCTGGCGCGGGTACAGGCTCATCCTCTGCATGCCGTCGTCGATGAGCGCGGAGCGCAAGCGCACTCTCGGTGCGTACGGCGCCGAATTGGTGCTGACCGACCCGGAACGGCGCATGCTGGCCGCGCGCGAGGAAGCCGAACGCATCTCCCGGGAATCCGGCGCCTACTATCCCGACCAGTTTTCCAATCCCGCAAACCCGCGCGTCCACTACCAGACGACCGGACCGGAACTCTGGACCGACATGAAGGGACGCATCGACGTGTTCGTATATGGCTCCGGGACGGGCGGGACCATCAGCGGCACCGGGCGATTCCTCAAGGAACAGGATCCGAACATCCAGGTCGTAGCCGTCGAACCGGCTCGCTCGCCGGTCATCTCGGGCGGTGAACGCGGCCAGCACCAGTTCCAGGGAATGGGACCGGGCTTCATCCCCGAGAATCTGGAGCGCACGATCCTCGACCGCGTAATCACCGTCTACGAGGAGGACGCGTTCCCGCTGGGCCGGCGCCTGGCCCGGGAAGAGGGGCTTTTTCTCGGAATGAGCAGCGGCGGCATCATCTACGCGGCGCTTCAGATCGCACGCGAGATCGGCCCCGGCCACCGGGTCGCCGCCATCTCGCCCGACGACGGCGCCCGCTACCTGAGTACCGTACTGTATTCGCCCGAGGATCCGCCGGAGACCGTGGCCCGCTAGCGAATCCCTTCCAGTTGGATCCCGCGCACGAAGTACCGCTGGGTGAAGAGGAACAGGAGCGCGATGGGCAGGACGGCGGCGACGCCGGCCGCCATCTGGTAGGGCCAGTTGATCTCGTAGGTCGAATGGAAGGCGGCGATCCCCACCTCGACGACCCGCATCTCCATGGAGCGGGTGACGAGGAGCGGCCACAGCAGGTTCTTCCACGCGTCGACGAACGCGAACAGCGCGAGTGTGGCCACGGCGGGCTTCGCGAGGGGCAGGGCGACGCTCCAGAAGATGCGCACGCGTCCGGCCCCGTCCACGCGCGCCGCGTCCTCCAGTTCCCTGGGCACCGTCCGAAAGTACTGTCGCATGAGGAAGATCCCCCACACCGAGACGAGTTCCGTGGAGACGAGCCCCTGGTAGGTGTCGATCCAGCCGAGGGCCTCGATCATGAGGAAGCGGGGGATGAGAACGACGACTGCGGGCACCATCATCGTCGACAGGAAGAGCATGAAGAGCCCGTCCCGCCCGGGAAATTCGAGGCGCGCGAAGGCGTACCCGGCCATGGCCGAGGTCGCGACCTGGCCCGCCGCCACCGCCGTCGCGAACACGAGCGAGTTCAGGAAGTAGCGGCCGAAGGGCTGGACCGTGAGCGCCTCGGGATAGTTCGACCACCGCGGCGACCGAGGCAGGAGGCCCCCGCCGGCGAAGACATCGAGCTGTCCCATGAGGCTCGTCAGGCCCATCCACGCGAAGGGCGCCGCCATGACGAGGCACGCCGCGGCGAGCAGGAGTCCGCGCGCCGTCCGGGGGAGGGTGCGCTCAGGCATGGGTCCGGCGTGTGTCGAGGAAGCGGAAGTGCAGCCAGGTGGCGACGAACACGACCGCGAACAGCATCCAGCTCATCGCCGCCGCGTTGCCGAACTGCAGGAACTCCCACGCCTCGCGGTAGATGTGGTAGACGGCGACGTCCGTGGCGCCCAGCGGGCCGCCTTCCGTCATCACGTAGACGAGTCCGAACACCTGGAAGGAGCCGATGACGGACGTGACGAGCACGAAGAACAGGGTGTGGCGCAGGCCGGGCAGGGTGACGTGGCGGAAGCGTTGCCACGGCCCCGCGCCGTCGACCCGGGCCGCGTCGTACCAGTCGCGCGGGATGGCGGCGAGGCCTGCTTGAAAAATAACCATCTGATAGCCCACGACCATCCAGATGCCGATCATCATCAGGCTGACGAGCGCGGTGTCGGATGACGTGAGCCAGGGGACGGACTCGAGTCCGGCGCGCTCCAGACCGCGGTTCAGTAGTCCGTACCGGTCGCTCAGCAGCCACTTCCACACCACCGCGATCGCCGCCACGCTCGTGATGCCGGGCAGGAAGAGGGCGAGCCGAGCCCAGCGCATGGCGCGGCGCGATCCGCGGGTGAGGAGCGCCAGGGCGAGGGCGATGGCCATCGCGGCGGGCACGTGCAGGGTGAACAGCGCCGTGTTCCCGATCGCCGACCACCATTCGCCGTCCCCGAGCAGCGTCGCGTAGTTGTCGAGTCCGAGGAAGAGCGGCGCGGGGTCGATGAGGCGCCATTCGTGCAGCGAAATCCACAGGGAGAAGAGGAGCGGCCCGAGGGTGAACGCGAGGATGAGGGCTGCGGCGGGGGCGAGGAGGCCCCACGCCGCCAGCGTTCGGCGCAGGGCGCGGGGGCGGGGCGCGAGCTGCGCGAGGTGGAGCGCCAGCGCCACGAGGAGGGCGGCGAGCGCGGCGGCCGCGGCCAGCGCGAGAGCGGGCGAGGCGGTGCGTTCGTACCCGAGGAAGGCGAGGTGGACATCGGCGGTGCGAGCCGCGTGCCAGGTGGCACCGTCCGCTTCCACGGTGTACGGCGCGCCCGCGGGCGTGTCGGCGGGCAGCGCGGCGCCTCGGTCGGGCCGCGCGGCGATCTCCGCCGCGACGGCGGGCGGCATCGTCCACTGCGCGTCCGCAACCCCCAGCGAGCGGTCCTGGGCCCAGGAGAGGTGGGCGACCCGCGCGGCGTGGACCGGATCCGCGCCGGTCGCCATGGCGAGTTCCACGGCCCGCGCGCCCTGAGCTACGGTGGAGGCGCTCAGCGCGCGGAGTTCGCCGTCCGCCCACCTCCCCCCCGCGACCGCCGTCAGGGCGACGCAGCCGATGGATAGGAGCGCGACGCCGGTCGGGTAGCGCGGGACGGTCGATCTGCGGCGGCGTCTCGCGGCCCAGCCGCCGATGAGCGCCATCCCCGCGAGCGCGATGGCCGTGGCGGCACGAGGGAAGGCCGCCCATGGGCCGCCTGTCCGGCGCGGCGCGACCGCGATCCAGGCGGCGGGGTCGAGCGCGCCGGGCTCATAGGCATAGGCCCCGGCCCGGCCGCCTCCGTCGCCCGAGCCGAGGATCGCCGCCCGCTCGCCGAGCAGTCCGGCAACGGCTCGGCCGCCGCCCCCCTCTTCCCACAGCGCGGCCGCCATGCCCGCCTCGGCTCCCGCCGCGTCGACCCGTGCGCCCTCCACCCGCCCGATGGCGACGGCCAGGACCAACCCGAGGCCGCTCACGAGGATGACGGCGGTGAGGGCCGCGAGAACCGACTGCCGGGTCCCGCTTACCATTCGAACTCCGCGTCGATGCGGCGGGCCACGTCCGAGGCGCTCGACGCGAGAGGCTCTCCGCGCACCAGGCGGCGGTCCATGATCTCCACCGCCAGCGCCTCGATGCGGGAGAAGTCGCGCACCCGCGCGCCCCAGGTCATGCGCGCGCCACCCACGAGCGCAATGAACGCGTCCTCGACTCCGGTGCCGTCCGCCGCGGCGATCTCCGCCGCCACATCGATCCGCGACGGAATGGCGAGTCCCGACCGCGCCCGGATGCGCTGCGCCTCGGGCGAGGCGAGGAAACCCGCGAGGTCGATGGCGCGTCGCAGGTTCGCCGCGTTGGGCGGCACGGCCCACCCCGAGGCGTAGAGCACGCTCGTCGCCGCCGTCCGCGAGGGATGGTGCGGAATGGGGACGATGGCCAGGTCCAGCGCGCCCGCCTCCACCAGGTCGCGGAACACGGGGAGCGTCCAGTGGCCCGAGAGGAGGAACGCCTGTCCCCCCGATGCGAAGCGCGCTTCCCGTGCGGGGTCTCCCTGCTGGACGAACTGCGCGCCCGGAGTGAGGCCGTCCTCCGCCAGCGCCGTCAGGAAGCGGTACGCCTCCAGCGCTTCCGGCCCGTCCAGGTACCCTGCCGCGCGGCCCCCGTCGGGCCCGAGGATGTCGCCGCCCGCCGACCACACGAACGGAACCCACTGGTACAGGTTGCGCGGGAAGTCGAACCCGAACACGTCGTTCCGTCCATCCCCGTCGGTGTCCGCCACGACCGCCTCCGCGACGCGCCGGAAGTCCACCCAGGTCCAACCGGCCGGCGGCAGGAGGTGCTCGACGCCCGCGGCGGCGAGCACGCTCCGGTTCGCGTACAGGACCATCGGCGTGAAATCCTTCGGCAGCGCGAACATGGAAGTGCCCCGGCGAAACGCGTCCGCTACCTGCCCGAACACGCTGTCCGGCCGAAAGCCGAGCGCCTCCTGGTATGGCGCGAGGTCCAGCGCCAGCCCGCGCTCCACGAAGGTGGGGATGTCGGGCGAATCCATGAGGTAGACGTCGGGTGGGCGCCCCGCCGCGATCGAGGTCAGCAGCCGCTCCTCGTACCCGTTGGGTGCGGACTCGAGCACGACCCGCACGCCGGGGTGCAGGGCTTCGTAGCGGTCCGCGACCTGCCGCTCGATCTCGAGTTCATGGCCTCCGGCCCAGAGGGTTACGCGCAGGGCGGTGTCGGACCCGTCGGGGGCGCAGGCGGTCGCCGTGGAGACGACGGCGAAGACGACGGCCGGGGCACCGCCGGTGGGAGCGCGAAGGGGCCGGCGCGTGGGCGGCGGCGAGTCCGTCATCGCGAGGCCGGCAGGTTCATGGGCCGCGGCGCGGCCTCCTCGCGGCGGCCGTCCGGACCGAACAGGTGGCTGCGCTCCCATGCGACCGAGACGCTCACGCGGTCGCCGGGGTCGACGCGCAGGGTGGGGGGCGCGCGCGCCACCCAGGCCGCGTCGCCGGGGCCGTCCAGGTGGACGCGCTGCTCGCTCCCCAGCGCCTCGACACGGAGCACGATGGCCCGGAAGCCGGTCGCCCCGCCCGAATCGCGATTCCCGCCGGGCCCGTCGCCATCGCCCTCCCTCGTCCTCGCGACCGCCAGATCCTCCGGCCGCACGCCGAGCGTAGCCCGGTCGACCCCCGACGGCGCCCGGAGCGTGAACGGGCCGCCCGCGAGGCGCCCCGCATCGTCCCGGGCCAGGGCGATCCGGTTGATGGGCGGCGACCCCACGAACCCGGCGACGAACAGGTTGGCCGGCCGACGATAGACCTCCTCCGGCGTGCCCACCTGGTGGAGCCGGCCCCGATCCATGACCGCGACTCGCTGACCCAGCGACAGGGCTTCCACCTGGTCGTGCGTCACGAAGATCATCGTCGTGCCGAGGCGCCGGTGCAGGGCGGCGATCTCGTCACGGGTCCGCAGCCTCAACTCCGCGTCGAGGTTCGAGAGCGGCTCGTCGAAGAGGAACACGCCCGGATCGCGGACCATCGCCCGTCCCAGGGCCACCCGCTGACGCTGTCCCCCGGACAGCTCGCCGGGCCGCCGCGACAGCAGTTCGGCGAGCCCGAGTGCGGCCGCGGCCTCCGCGACGCGCCGCTCGATCCCGGCTCGCGGAGTCCCGCGCACGCGCAAGCCGAAGCCCAGATTCCCGGCCACCGTCATGTGCGGGTAGAGGGCGTAGCTCTGGAACACCATCGCCACGTCGCGGGCCCCCGGTTCGACGTCGTCCACCCGCCGTCCCCCGATCCACACCTCTCCCGCGGTGGGTTCGACGAGGCCGGCGATGAGTCGCAGCAGCGTGCTCTTGCCGCACCCGGACGGGCCGACAAGAACCATCAGCTCCCCGGGCCGGACCTCGAGATCGAGCGACCGCACGGCCACGACCTCGCCATACCGCTTCTCCACGCCGCGCAGTTCGACGCCCTGCGGGGCGCGACTCACGGAGCCCTGCGATGCACGGCTCACGGAGCCCACGGAACGCGCAGCGCCTCGCCGCGAGGCCCTTCCAGCCGCTCCCCGTCCACCGTGGCCGTCACCTGGCCCGGTTCCACGTCCACGCACACGGTGCGCCCCCTCGCGACGACGGGTCCCAGCGACACGCGGGCGGGACCGTTCGGCAGCGGCCGGACCTCGATGCCCGACGCATCCACGTGGAGTCCCGCGAAGCCACGCGCCAGCAGATCGAGGATCCACGAGTGCTGGTAGTCGTCGATGCCGCGGAAGTGGCACGCACGCCCCGTATGCGGGTGGTAGTGTTCGAAGCAGTTGGGGCGCGAGGGATCGCCGTCGGTGAACATCATGCGCGCGAACCGGTGGAGCATGTCCGCCGCCAGCGCGCCGGCCCGCGCGCTCCCGCCGCGCCAGCAACGCAGCAGCCCCTCGATCACATGGCTCGTCGTCATCGGCCAGACCCGTCCGTTCCACGGGCAGTTGCGGCGCTTCCCCCGCCAGATGCCCTCCGCGGAGAATCGCGGATCGTCCACGCTCGACGAAGGCAGCGGGAAGCGCGTGCCGAACGTCCGGGGATCCTCGAGGTGGTCGAGCAGGGCGTTCAGGCGGGCCTCGCCCACCCGGCTGGTGAGCAGCGGATAGAACCCCACCGCCGCCTTCACGCCCGTGCGCTCGCCGGTGCGCCCGTCCACGTCGGTGAACAGCCCGGCCGTCGTCGACCACATGCGTTCGTCGATCGCCTTCCAGCAGCGGTCCGCAAGCCCATGCCACTCAGCTTCGTCCCCCGGCCGCTCCAGGCGGTGCGCCACGGAGGCGAGGGCGCGAAACAACTGGTGCGCGTATACGGTGACGTCGATCCCCTTGAGGCGAAGCCGGGGACGCCACCCCGCCACGTCGGCCTCCCCGTCCACGGCCATGTAGCGCGACATGTATTCCTGTCCCGTCTCGAAGTGGTTCGTGACGGTGAACATGCCCGACGCCTCGGGGTCGCGCTCCGCCGTCAGCCAGCGCGCGTAGCGCGACAGCCCCTCGTAGCAGCGGGCCCGCGCCGCCGCATCCGGGTGCATGTCGTCGACCGCGAGCAGCGCGTCACCCCAGTTCGCGTGGTAGAAGTCGGTGCCCTCGAGACGCTCGGGATAGAGGCGTCCGTGGAAGGAGCCGTCGGGCTTCCGGTTGTCGACGAAGTTCAGGAGCGAGCCCCACGCCTCGCGCCCGCCCTTCCGCCAGCGCATCTCCATCATGTGGCACTGCGCGCTGTAGGCGATCGGCACGTGGAAGTACTCCGGGCCCTCGGCGATCGCGGGATGCCGCACCGGGCCCCATCGACCCTCGATGCGGTTCAGACCGAGGCCGTAGATGCGATAGTCGAAATAGCGGTCGAGATACGGGTCGCCGCTCTCGAAACGCGGGAAATCGCCGAAGAAGGACTCCCACGCGGAAGCCGTCCCGCACGCCGGAGCGGGGCCCCGGGCTTCGTTGTCCCGGAGCCGGAGGGTCAGACGGAACGTCGGAGGCCCGCCGTCGTCGACTCCTTCGAGCGGAAGCGCGACGGCGATCCAGATCCATCCGGGGCGGTGTTCTCCCGGGTCGGAGTTCGCGCTCCCCGGGGCACCGACACCTTCCGCGAAGGGCGAATGTCCCCATTCGGGCGTCCCGCGACCTTCCGATGGGACGACGCGCCGCCAGGCGGGTGGAGCGGAGCCGGCGAGTTCCATGCGCAGGACCAGTTCCTCCCCGCGCCGGTCCGAAACGGTCCGCGTCCAGCCCACCCCGTCCGTCGTAGGCTCCACCCCGTCCGTCGCGTCCGCCGGCTGCGCGGTGAAGCCGACGACATGGCCCTCGAGTTCGGCCGGGATGTGCCACGACGATTCCAGGACTCCGCCCGGCAGCACCTGGCGGCGCTCCTCGAAGATGAGGCCGCGCCCGTCCGACCACGTGGCGACGAGCCACCCGGGTCGCCACCGGCGTGGCGTCGGCTCGCGGCCGCCCGGGCCGCCGGCGCTTCTTCGGAGCGGGTGTTCGGCTCCGTCGGGGCGCACGAGAGCCACCGAGAACGCCGGGCCGACCTCGTGCTGCAGAAGGTGGACCGGATCCCAGAACCCCGGCCGGTGCAGCCACCGCGGGAACGGCGGCGCCCACACCACGCCGTCCAGGCCGCCCAGGAACCACTTGTCGTCGCGCTCCAGCGCCGCGATGCGAGCCCGAGGGGAAGCGGCGGGACGGGAGGAGGGGGCGTTCATCGGAACAGCATCAAACCGCATGCCGCGCCGGTCAACGGCCCGACGCGTCCGGCACCGCCGCGCGACGCCTCTCGGCAGCGGTCTGACACTTCCCGCCGGCCAGGCGCGTAGACGCGCACAGGCCCCCGAAAAACCATGCGTTCAGCGTCTGGAGGAAAGAGATGTCCTGGAATCGTCGCTCTCTCGGCCGCCCCTCGCGGCGGATCGCCCTCGCGGGCGCCCTCTTCTGCGGCCTCACGTCGACGGGTTGCATCTTCGTGGGCGACAGCGAGTCGCGGGACGAAGCGGAGGAAGTGCGGGAAGACCTTCGCGATGCCGCCGACGACATTGCCGCGAGCGTCACCGACGCGGTGGAGGAGATCGGCGAGCACCTGTCCGACTTCGCCGAGGAACTGGGCGGTGAAACGCTGGTCGATCAGCCGATCCACTTCCGCGAGTTCTACGACTTTCTGCCCGAGCGGGCGGGGGGCCTGAGACGGACCTCGCGCGAGGGGGCGACGGGCGGCGCGATGGGGTTCCACATGTCCGTGGCCGAAGCCGAGTACGAGGGGAGGAACGGGGCCGAGGTCGAGGTCTCCATTGCCGACATCGGTGCGATGCCGGTGATCGGGTCGGAGGGCTTCCTGGATTGGCTCGATCTCTCGGTCGACGAGGAGAGCGACCGGGGGTGGGCGCGCACGATCGAGTACGAGGGCTATCCGGCCATGGAGGAGTTCCGTCGCACGAGCGGCGAACGCGGCCGCGCGGAGTTCACCTGGTTCGTCGAGAGTCGCTTCGTCGTCGTGCTGGACGCACGGGACGTGACGATCGACGAACTCCACGAGCTTCGAGACGCGATCGACACCGACGCCCTGTCCGACCTGCGCGACCGCGAAGGGGGCTAGCGGTCCCGGTCGGCGGGGTCGGGGATCCCGCGGCTGACGAGCACCTCCAGGGCGGGATCCACGGCCAGTAGCTCCTCCACCGCCCCGGCCAGTCCGCCGGGCGACGGATCCCGCAGCATCGCGCGCACCTGCCGGGTCGCAGGGTCGCGCGCGATGGCGGCGGCCGCGACGAGGCCGCTCTCGCTGCTCTCCCCATCGAGCGTGAAGGACCCGGCGGGCCCGGAGAGCGTGAGACTCGCCAACTCGCCCGCCCACGCCGACCGGACGGGAACCGAGAAGGCGAAACCCGAGCCTCCGTTCGCGTCGGCGATCCGCCACATGTCGAAACTCAGCGCGAACAGTTCTTCACCCGACGCGTTCCGGCCGCGGATGCGATAGTCGCCGCCGCCCACCGGCGAGGACGACGGAGCGTCGAGAAGGAATGCGGGCTCCAGGTAGGGAACGCCTTCTTCGCTCACGCCGCCCCAGAGGAGCAGCGAGCGGGCATCGCCGCCGGCTGCCGGGCTCGGCCTGGATTCGAGCGGCTCGGTGCGGGTGCGGAAGCGCATCGCGTTGTAGAAGTGATAGTCCCCGATCCAGTGCGGATCGCAGTATCCCATGATGTCGGCCCTGTCCGGCGGAACGAGTTGCCCGCCGTCGCGAAAATCGTATCCCCAGGCACCGATGTGCCCGGTCCCCCCTGGATACCACGGATCGGGGTTGACCGCGCTGCAGGGGGCGTGGCTGAGGCTCATGTTATGCCCGAATTCGTGTGCGACGATGTCGGCTCGATCATGACTGGAGACGCTGGCGAACCCGCCGACGTAGGCCACGCCTCCGCCATCGCTGTTCGTCATCGTGCCCATGTAATGCCCGGTCCCCTCCTCCGACGCACGTATCGCCGCCGTGTAGCCCAGGAGTGCGTTCTGGTTGTTGGTGGATACCATCACGGGCTCGTGCGCCGTGATCGTCATGTCTCCGATCGGGAGAAGCGTATGCGTGTCCCAGAAGAGTTCGTGGTCCGGAGTCAGACTGTTCACGTAGCTCACGATCGAGGCGTCCGGGTCTGACGTCAGCACGAACGGAATCACCGTGAGATTGAACGTGGGCATCGTCCGGACGTCGACGGCGCGCCGGCCTGTGTCGGGAATGCGCCGCGTGAGTCCCAGCGCGGGATCGAGCGTGCCGCCGGGATCCGTCTCGACGACGACCTCGAGCCCGGGCTGCACGACCCGCCCGGGGATCACGACATTCGCGGAGGCGGCGAGATCGCCTTCCTCGATCGCCGTCGGCACGGGATTCGACTGTGCGGGAAGGTCGGCGACATGGATTTCGGCGCCCTGCAGGTAGAACCGGGCCCGGACCGCCGGGAAATCGACGGATGCGCCCCCGGGGGCCGTCAGAAACACGCGCAGGAGCGCGGAATCGCCGGCGACGAGCGGCACGGGAAACTCCGATGACTGTACGGCCTGCGTGAGGACGATCGACGCATCCTGCCCGCACGTGGCGACCCGGTACCTGTAGAGACGCTCCAGCCAGTCCCGGAAGGCGGGTTCGGCGGGCGCGCAGAGCGCCGAGCCTCCCAGGTGAAGTTGGACCAACCCCCGGATCGACGTCAGCTCGACGGGCAGCGGGCCGGACAGCCCGGCATTGTCGGACAGGTTCAGGAAGCGCAGCGCCGCCAGGCGCCCGAACGTCTCCGGCACCGGTCCCTCAAGGTCATTGCGCATGAACAGCAGGACCTCGAGCGCCGTGAGGCCCCCCAGTTCGGGCGGCATCGGTCCCGTGAGATCGTTTTCGCTCAGATCCAGCAGACGCATATCGCTGAGGTTACCCAGCGCGGCCGGGATCGGCCCCTCGAATCCGTTGCGGCTGAGGTCCAGTTGGTCCAGGTAGCTGAAGTCGCCGAGCCACGGCGGGATCTCGCCATCGAAACGGTTGTCGTGAAGGTGTAGCTCCAGGAGGATCGGCAGTCGCCCGAACTCCGCCGGGATGCCCCCCGCGAGTTCGTTTCGTGACAGCGTGAGGGTATGGAGCCGGTCGAGGTCTCCGAGCTCCGGGGGGAGATGTCCGCGGAGCCCGTTGAATTCGAGGTCGAGATCCGTCACCCGGCCGTCGTCGTCCACGCTCACGCCGTACCAAGTGTCGAGCGGCCGGCCCGTCAGCCAGTTGTCGTCGTGGGTCCAGCCTTCGCCGCCCGTCGCTTCGTAGAACGCCTGGAGCACGACGTGGTCCGCCGTCACGAGCTCGGGCACGAGGACCCCGAACTCAAGCCGGCCCTGCAGCGCCCCGGGATCGCGGGCCCGGATCGTGACCCGCGCCTCTCCCGGCGCGACCCCGACGACGATGACGGTGGCGTCCGACAGCGAGACGGAGGCGACGCCGGCATCGGAGGTCTCGGCCGAGAACGTCAGGGCGTCCCCGTCCGGATCCGTGAAATAGGCCCCCGCGTCCACCGTGAGCGTGTCGCCGGCCGCCAGTTCCTGTGGCGGGATCGTGCTCGTCGGCGTTGGCCGGCGGTTGGGAGTTGCCGTTGGCGGCGCCGTGGCTTCGTCGCCGCACGCGGCGGCCGTGAGGATCACGAACGCCAGCAGGCCCGCCGATACGGCCGGCGAGGCTCTTCGCCGCCGGCTCAGGGGGCTCAGCGGCCGGCCCGCGCGGCGCCGGGGCCGCTCATCGGGCGGCCTGCGACAGCTGCCGCTCCAGGTCCTCGATCGCCGACCGCTCCCGGTCGGAGCTCTCGATGATGTGGTCCGCGAGGTACTCGATGTTGTCCACCGGCGCCTCCCCCGCGAGCGACTTGATCCCCACTGTAGCGACCCCTCCGAGCGCCTCCGCGATGTTTCGGGCCTCGGCCACGAACTGCAGCGCGAGCGCCTGGATCGTGCCCTCGGCCTCGGCGATGACGACATCGGCCTTGCCCGACAGCTCCTCGAGGCGCTGCGATTCCTCGATGTCGCGGTTGCAGCGGTCCATGACCGCCAGCCGGGCGTCGCAATCATTATAGAATTTGCGGAGCGCCGCCGCCCGCCCGTCGAGCTTCCGCAGGGCCTCCCCAAGCTTCGCTTCGAGTCGGTCCGCGACCCGGCCCTGAGTCCGCGCGAGTTCGCTCTCCGGTTCGTCGCGAAGACGTTCGCGCCAGTACGCGGCGGAACGCTGCGCCTCATCCGCCGCCCGGGTGAGTTCCGACCGCGCCTGT
This Candidatus Palauibacter polyketidifaciens DNA region includes the following protein-coding sequences:
- the cysK gene encoding cysteine synthase A gives rise to the protein MIDALIGYTPTLRLRRVVEPGMAEVWIKLEGMNPAGSIKDRTARAMVDDAETQGLLEPGGTIVEPTSGNTGIGLAQIAAWRGYRLILCMPSSMSAERKRTLGAYGAELVLTDPERRMLAAREEAERISRESGAYYPDQFSNPANPRVHYQTTGPELWTDMKGRIDVFVYGSGTGGTISGTGRFLKEQDPNIQVVAVEPARSPVISGGERGQHQFQGMGPGFIPENLERTILDRVITVYEEDAFPLGRRLAREEGLFLGMSSGGIIYAALQIAREIGPGHRVAAISPDDGARYLSTVLYSPEDPPETVAR
- a CDS encoding carbohydrate ABC transporter permease, which produces MPERTLPRTARGLLLAAACLVMAAPFAWMGLTSLMGQLDVFAGGGLLPRSPRWSNYPEALTVQPFGRYFLNSLVFATAVAAGQVATSAMAGYAFARLEFPGRDGLFMLFLSTMMVPAVVVLIPRFLMIEALGWIDTYQGLVSTELVSVWGIFLMRQYFRTVPRELEDAARVDGAGRVRIFWSVALPLAKPAVATLALFAFVDAWKNLLWPLLVTRSMEMRVVEVGIAAFHSTYEINWPYQMAAGVAAVLPIALLFLFTQRYFVRGIQLEGIR
- a CDS encoding ABC transporter permease subunit; amino-acid sequence: MVSGTRQSVLAALTAVILVSGLGLVLAVAIGRVEGARVDAAGAEAGMAAALWEEGGGGRAVAGLLGERAAILGSGDGGGRAGAYAYEPGALDPAAWIAVAPRRTGGPWAAFPRAATAIALAGMALIGGWAARRRRRSTVPRYPTGVALLSIGCVALTAVAGGRWADGELRALSASTVAQGARAVELAMATGADPVHAARVAHLSWAQDRSLGVADAQWTMPPAVAAEIAARPDRGAALPADTPAGAPYTVEADGATWHAARTADVHLAFLGYERTASPALALAAAAALAALLVALALHLAQLAPRPRALRRTLAAWGLLAPAAALILAFTLGPLLFSLWISLHEWRLIDPAPLFLGLDNYATLLGDGEWWSAIGNTALFTLHVPAAMAIALALALLTRGSRRAMRWARLALFLPGITSVAAIAVVWKWLLSDRYGLLNRGLERAGLESVPWLTSSDTALVSLMMIGIWMVVGYQMVIFQAGLAAIPRDWYDAARVDGAGPWQRFRHVTLPGLRHTLFFVLVTSVIGSFQVFGLVYVMTEGGPLGATDVAVYHIYREAWEFLQFGNAAAMSWMLFAVVFVATWLHFRFLDTRRTHA
- a CDS encoding sugar ABC transporter substrate-binding protein, encoding MTDSPPPTRRPLRAPTGGAPAVVFAVVSTATACAPDGSDTALRVTLWAGGHELEIERQVADRYEALHPGVRVVLESAPNGYEERLLTSIAAGRPPDVYLMDSPDIPTFVERGLALDLAPYQEALGFRPDSVFGQVADAFRRGTSMFALPKDFTPMVLYANRSVLAAAGVEHLLPPAGWTWVDFRRVAEAVVADTDGDGRNDVFGFDFPRNLYQWVPFVWSAGGDILGPDGGRAAGYLDGPEALEAYRFLTALAEDGLTPGAQFVQQGDPAREARFASGGQAFLLSGHWTLPVFRDLVEAGALDLAIVPIPHHPSRTAATSVLYASGWAVPPNAANLRRAIDLAGFLASPEAQRIRARSGLAIPSRIDVAAEIAAADGTGVEDAFIALVGGARMTWGARVRDFSRIEALAVEIMDRRLVRGEPLASSASDVARRIDAEFEW
- a CDS encoding ABC transporter ATP-binding protein, with protein sequence MSRAPQGVELRGVEKRYGEVVAVRSLDLEVRPGELMVLVGPSGCGKSTLLRLIAGLVEPTAGEVWIGGRRVDDVEPGARDVAMVFQSYALYPHMTVAGNLGFGLRVRGTPRAGIERRVAEAAAALGLAELLSRRPGELSGGQRQRVALGRAMVRDPGVFLFDEPLSNLDAELRLRTRDEIAALHRRLGTTMIFVTHDQVEALSLGQRVAVMDRGRLHQVGTPEEVYRRPANLFVAGFVGSPPINRIALARDDAGRLAGGPFTLRAPSGVDRATLGVRPEDLAVARTREGDGDGPGGNRDSGGATGFRAIVLRVEALGSEQRVHLDGPGDAAWVARAPPTLRVDPGDRVSVSVAWERSHLFGPDGRREEAAPRPMNLPASR